The following coding sequences lie in one Moritella viscosa genomic window:
- the rsmF gene encoding ribosomal RNA small subunit methyltransferase F, producing the protein MHSNIKLPEDYLTLMGNIIPDHLSMDDFIACCKTPLKTSVRVNTLKISVEEFKQLAKTKQWELTSIPWCEEGFWLQQENTETKLGNSWEHIAGLFYIQEASSMLPVTALFKEQVSGITAQYNTILDCASAPGSKTSQIAALCNNNNFIVANELSSSRLKVLSANIKRCGIKNIALSHYDANVFGTWLPEMFDAVLLDAPCSGEGAIRKDDKAMINWSLASINDIADIQKELIESAFKALKPGGTLIYSTCTLNQTENQAVCQHLLDLYPDNADVIPLTDLFPTANDCLTSEGFLHVWPQIYDSEGFFVAKFTKKESLGLRPIKKKKRLVFPFSPVSRIENDAIRDYFRDTFNFEFESGVFYHRDSEIWLFPKEFPAFIGKFKFDRIGIKIAEKFKKGFRAQHEWARTFGHHCDRNSVSLDIEQAKQYIMGRDINFADVDIDNLDELQGELVVLLEGSVLGLGKRVNQRLKNNYPRDLVRDNNLFNE; encoded by the coding sequence GTGCATTCCAATATAAAACTGCCTGAAGATTACCTTACGCTAATGGGTAACATTATCCCTGACCACCTTTCTATGGACGACTTTATTGCTTGTTGCAAAACACCATTGAAAACCAGTGTTCGTGTAAACACGCTTAAAATTTCTGTTGAAGAATTTAAACAATTAGCAAAAACAAAACAGTGGGAACTCACATCAATCCCTTGGTGTGAAGAAGGCTTTTGGTTACAACAAGAAAATACAGAAACCAAGCTAGGAAATAGCTGGGAACATATTGCAGGTCTTTTTTATATTCAAGAAGCCAGTTCAATGCTGCCCGTTACCGCATTATTTAAAGAACAAGTATCTGGTATCACAGCGCAATACAATACCATTCTTGACTGCGCATCTGCGCCCGGCTCAAAAACAAGTCAGATTGCAGCATTGTGTAATAATAATAATTTTATTGTGGCTAACGAATTATCATCTAGCCGATTAAAAGTATTAAGCGCGAATATCAAACGCTGTGGTATTAAAAACATTGCTCTTAGTCACTATGATGCAAATGTATTTGGTACTTGGTTACCTGAAATGTTTGATGCTGTATTACTTGATGCACCTTGTTCAGGTGAAGGCGCAATCCGTAAAGATGATAAAGCGATGATTAACTGGTCGTTAGCTAGTATCAATGATATTGCAGATATCCAGAAAGAATTAATTGAAAGTGCATTTAAAGCCTTAAAACCTGGTGGCACATTAATCTATTCAACCTGTACATTAAATCAAACTGAAAACCAGGCCGTTTGCCAACATCTCCTCGATTTGTATCCTGATAACGCAGATGTTATTCCACTTACCGACCTATTCCCAACGGCCAATGACTGTTTAACGTCAGAAGGTTTTTTACATGTTTGGCCACAGATTTATGACAGTGAAGGTTTCTTTGTTGCTAAATTCACTAAAAAAGAGTCACTTGGCCTACGCCCGATTAAAAAGAAAAAACGCCTAGTATTCCCGTTTAGCCCCGTTAGCCGTATCGAGAATGACGCAATTCGTGATTATTTCCGTGACACCTTTAATTTTGAATTTGAAAGTGGCGTCTTCTATCATCGTGATAGTGAAATCTGGCTATTCCCGAAAGAATTCCCAGCGTTCATCGGTAAATTCAAATTCGATCGCATCGGCATTAAGATTGCCGAGAAGTTTAAAAAAGGTTTCCGTGCGCAACATGAATGGGCGCGTACCTTTGGTCATCACTGCGATAGAAACTCCGTGTCACTTGATATTGAGCAAGCTAAACAATACATCATGGGACGCGACATTAACTTTGCTGATGTAGACATCGATAATTTAGATGAGTTACAGGGTGAACTAGTTGTATTACTCGAAGGTAGTGTGCTTGGTTTAGGTAAACGTGTTAATCAGCGTTTAAAAAATAACTACCCGCGCGACCTAGTTCGTGATAACAACTTGTTTAACGAATAG
- a CDS encoding heat shock protein 70, which translates to MSDSTMSEVTAQYSIGIDLGTTHCVLSYIDLTDESDQAAKQLFAIPQLSAPGSVTEKFQLPSFVYQAHAEEISQDQTPLPWDGENTALVGDVARQLGLKTPIRLVSSAKSWLSHATVSPHDAILPFSSPDEVEKISPVTATSQYLNHLAAAWNDAHPDAPISEQDVTITIPASFDPAARNLTAQAAQDLNLKHLNLLEEPQAAVYSWLEACGDEWRDQVNVGDTILVIDIGGGTTDLSLISVEESEGNLTLSRIAVGEHILLGGDNMDLALAYRLKMKLMQEGKQLQPWQIQAITHACRDAKEQLLSDNDIETMPIVIPSRGSKLIAGTMQTELTRDEVHQTILEGFFPATTVTDMLQQNTRTALTQIGLPYAQDAAITKHIAHFLNKQHDALETDAGDFIKPTAVLFNGGVFKSDAISTKLIDIINDWLVEADVEEEAKLLTGIDLDLAVANGACYHGYAKHGKGVRIKGGLASSYYVGVESSMPAIPGFEPPLEAVCIAPFGLEEGSNVDVTTHQFGLVVGQPVKFKFFGSTVRRDDVVGTHLDFWQPEDLEQLPDIEVSLETSSRNSGDVVPVSLSVTVTEVGTLKIEAIADDSDEAWEIELTVRQ; encoded by the coding sequence ATGAGCGACAGCACTATGAGCGAAGTTACCGCACAATACAGTATTGGTATCGATTTAGGTACAACACACTGTGTATTATCATATATCGACCTTACCGACGAAAGTGATCAAGCAGCTAAGCAGTTGTTTGCAATCCCACAACTATCAGCACCGGGGTCTGTAACAGAAAAATTCCAATTGCCTTCATTTGTGTACCAAGCACATGCCGAAGAGATCAGCCAAGACCAAACGCCATTACCATGGGATGGTGAAAATACAGCCCTTGTTGGTGATGTAGCACGCCAACTTGGTTTAAAGACCCCGATCCGCTTGGTATCAAGTGCCAAGAGCTGGTTAAGCCATGCGACCGTCAGCCCACACGATGCGATCTTACCATTCTCAAGTCCTGACGAAGTTGAAAAGATCTCCCCTGTAACAGCGACAAGCCAATACTTAAACCACCTAGCTGCAGCTTGGAATGATGCACACCCAGATGCGCCAATTTCAGAGCAGGATGTAACAATCACTATCCCTGCTTCTTTCGACCCTGCTGCACGTAACTTAACGGCGCAAGCAGCACAAGATTTAAACCTTAAACATTTAAATCTACTTGAAGAACCTCAAGCGGCCGTTTATAGCTGGTTAGAAGCATGCGGTGACGAATGGCGTGACCAAGTCAATGTTGGCGATACTATTTTAGTCATCGACATCGGTGGTGGTACAACGGATTTATCATTAATTTCTGTTGAAGAATCTGAAGGTAATTTAACATTATCACGTATTGCCGTAGGTGAGCATATCCTACTAGGCGGTGATAATATGGATCTTGCCCTTGCATATCGTCTAAAAATGAAATTAATGCAAGAAGGTAAACAGTTACAACCTTGGCAAATTCAAGCGATCACACATGCTTGTCGTGACGCTAAGGAACAACTGCTATCAGATAATGACATCGAAACAATGCCAATTGTTATCCCTAGTCGTGGTTCTAAGTTAATTGCTGGCACTATGCAAACTGAATTAACACGCGATGAAGTACACCAAACGATCTTAGAGGGTTTCTTTCCTGCAACCACTGTGACAGATATGCTACAGCAAAATACGCGAACAGCGTTAACACAGATTGGTTTACCGTATGCACAAGATGCGGCAATCACGAAGCACATTGCTCACTTCTTGAATAAACAGCATGACGCACTAGAAACCGATGCGGGTGACTTCATCAAACCAACCGCAGTATTATTTAACGGTGGTGTGTTTAAATCTGATGCAATCAGCACTAAGCTAATTGATATTATCAATGATTGGTTAGTTGAAGCTGACGTTGAAGAAGAAGCGAAACTTTTAACTGGTATTGATTTAGACCTTGCGGTTGCAAATGGTGCTTGTTACCACGGTTATGCGAAACATGGTAAAGGCGTTCGTATTAAAGGCGGTTTAGCAAGTTCATACTATGTTGGTGTTGAAAGCTCAATGCCAGCTATCCCAGGCTTCGAACCGCCACTTGAAGCAGTTTGTATTGCCCCGTTTGGTCTTGAAGAAGGTTCAAATGTTGATGTAACTACACACCAATTTGGTTTGGTTGTCGGTCAACCGGTTAAATTCAAATTTTTTGGTTCAACAGTACGTCGTGACGATGTAGTTGGTACCCACCTTGATTTCTGGCAACCAGAAGATCTTGAACAACTACCTGATATCGAAGTATCGCTCGAGACAAGCAGCCGTAACAGTGGCGATGTTGTTCCTGTATCACTTTCAGTGACAGTGACTGAAGTGGGAACTTTAAAAATTGAAGCGATTGCTGATGATAGCGACGAAGCTTGGGAAATTGAATTAACGGTTCGTCAATAA
- a CDS encoding membrane protein, which produces MNFDLTNITELPAGPDAAHIALFALTLILLLITLVRGGKKTVEIEKIVEKEVFVEIEKIVEVEKIVEIKAPLQEASPAAACQLLSLLQNEARFVDFIQEDLTSATDEQIGAAARIIHTGSKKVLNEYFTFTPIRTEEEESQVTVAEGFNPSEIKLIGNVLGSAPYRGILVHQGWKISSVNLPKLAQGHNANIVAAAEVEL; this is translated from the coding sequence ATGAACTTCGACCTTACTAACATCACTGAACTACCTGCCGGTCCTGATGCAGCGCATATCGCCTTATTCGCTCTGACTTTAATCTTATTATTAATTACCTTAGTTCGAGGTGGAAAAAAGACAGTTGAAATAGAAAAGATTGTTGAAAAAGAAGTATTCGTTGAAATCGAAAAAATAGTGGAAGTAGAAAAAATTGTTGAAATTAAAGCACCATTACAAGAAGCCAGCCCAGCCGCCGCATGTCAGCTCTTATCACTGTTACAAAATGAAGCACGTTTTGTTGATTTCATTCAAGAAGATTTAACGAGTGCAACGGATGAACAAATTGGAGCTGCAGCACGTATCATCCATACCGGTAGTAAAAAAGTACTTAATGAATACTTCACGTTCACGCCGATTCGTACTGAAGAAGAAGAAAGCCAAGTAACTGTCGCTGAAGGTTTTAATCCATCAGAAATCAAACTGATTGGTAACGTACTTGGTAGTGCGCCTTATCGTGGAATTCTAGTCCATCAAGGCTGGAAAATCAGCAGTGTAAACCTACCTAAACTGGCACAAGGCCACAATGCTAATATCGTAGCAGCAGCAGAGGTTGAACTATGA